In Streptomyces erythrochromogenes, the DNA window GAAGCGCTTCATCTTCGGGTTCCAACGACGGGTCTGGTGACCGAAGTGGACGCCGCTTTCCAGCAGCTCCCGCATCGTGACGACGGCCATGGCCATCTCCTTGGTTTCTCGGTTTGGTTCCTGACGCCCCACCGCGCCCTGCCCCCATGAAGGGGACCGAGAGACGCTGTCACCTGGCCGTTTCGGGCTGGTGCCGGGGCGTGCGAAGTCGACCCGGTGACCCGGATCGCCACAAGAAGTGTACGGGACCCGGCGGTATGCCGGGTGACGCCGTTGTCCACAGTGCCCGGACCGTCCACAGCCCGGCCCGCCGCCGCGGGGGACCGCGGGACGCTGCGGTGCATGACGACACTGCTGCTCAGCCTGCTCCTGGCCCTGTCCCTGTCCCAGTCGGCCGTCCCGGCTGCGGTCCGCCCGCTGCCCCCGCCGCTGTCGGTGGTGCGCTGGTGGGAACCGCCCCCGACCCCGTACGCGGCCGGCCACCGCGGGGTGGACCTGGCCGCGCCGGTGGGCGCGGAGCTACGGGCGGTCGCCGCCGGCCGGGTCCACCACGCCGGGCCGGTCGCGGGCCGCGGGGTCCTCTCGCTCGCCCTGCCGAACGGTCTGCGCACGACGTACGAACCGGTCCGGCCGCTGGTCGCGGAGGGTGAGGAGGTCACGGCGGGGCAGGTGGTCGCGGTGCTCACGGAGGGGTCCCACTGTCCGGAGCCGTGCCTGCACTGGGGCCTGCTGTCGGGGGAGGCGTACCTCAACCCGCTGACGCTCCTGGCCCGGCCCACCCCGCGCCTGCTGCCGGGGCCCGGCACGGATCCGGGCACGGTCCCGACGGCGGCAGCGGGCGCCAGGTGAGGCGGGGGTGTCCGCCGCCCGCGGCGGGGCTCAGCCCCGGACCCCCCGCAGGGCGATGGCCAGGGCCGTCTCCGTGATGACCTCGGGATCCTCCGCGGCGCCGAGCTCGATGCGGCGCACGGCCGCGTCCACGACCCCCTGGAGCAGCATCGCGGCCAGCCTCGGCTGGTCCTGCCCGAGGGCGGCCAGCGCCTCGACGATCATCGCGATCAGCCCGCCGTGCGCGGCGCGGATCTTCTCCCGGGCTCCGGCGTCCAGCTCGCTGGCCGAGATCGCCACGACCGCCCGGTGCCGACGGTCCCCCACCAGGGCCAGCTGGCTGCGCACGTAGGCCTCGACCTTCGCCTCCGGCGCATCCGCCCGTTCCATCGCCGCCTCGATCTCGGCGGCCCACACGGGGAAGTCCACGGCGCACAGCTCTTCGACCACGGCCGCGCGGGAGCGGAAGTACTCGTACACGGAGGACCGGGCGAGTCCGGTCCGCTCCGCCAGGGCGGGGAAGGTCAGCGCCTCCGTACCGCCTTCGGACAGCAGGGAACGCGCGGCGTCCAAGAGGGCGCCGCGCTGCATCGACCGGTGCTCGGCCACGGAGGCCGCTCGAATCCTGGGCACACATCCACTCTACGGAGGTACCGCAAGCTCACCGCCCCACATCTGCCAACTTTGCGCGCAGTTGCAGCACGGACTTGGTGTGGATCTGGCTGACCCGGCTCTCGGTGACGCCCAGCACGTTGCCGATCTCGGCCAGGGTGAGTCCCTCGTAGTAGTACAGGGTCACCACGGTCTTCTCCCGTTCGGGCAGCGTGTTGATGGCCCGTGCCAGCAGGCGCCGCAGTTCGCGGTCCTCCGCCACCTCCACCGGGTTGTCGGCGGCATGGTCCTCCAGGGTGTCCATCAGCGAGAGGCGGTCGCCGCCCTCCCCGCCGACGTGCAGCAGCTCCTCCAGGGCGACCACGTTCGCCAGCGACAACTGGCTGAAGACGGTGTGGAGGTCCTCCACACCGATCCCCATCTCCCCGGCGACCTCGCTCTCCGTCGGGGTGCGCCGCAGCTGGGCCTCCAGCGTGGCGTAGGCCCGCTCCACGGCCCGGGCCTTCTGCCGGACCGAGCGGGGGATCCAGTCCAGCGCCCGCAGTTCGTCGATCATGGCGCCGCGGATCCGGGTGATCGCGTACGTCTCGAACTTGATCGAGCGGTCGATGTCGAACTTCTCGATGGCGTCGATCAGCCCGAAGACCCCGGAGGAGACGAAGTCGGCCTGCTCCACATTGGGCGGCAGGCCCACGCTGACGCGTCCGGCCACGTACTTCACCAGGGGCGAGTAGTGCAGGATCAGCTGCTCCCGCAGCCGTTCGTCACCCGAGTCCTTGTACGAGCGCCACAGCGCCTCCAGGGACGAGGGCGCGGTGGCCCGCACGCTGCCGCGGGCAGCGGGGGGCACCGCAGCGCGGTCGGACCCTGAGGTGTGCTGGGGCATGCGTCGCCTTTGCCGGAGCCGGATTCCTTGGGAGCGTAGCGTGACGGAAGTGTCGCGGTGCGCGAAGAGTACGGGATGGCGCGGGGGCCGAGGGGCGTCCCGGCTCGCGCGGGCGACCCGGGACCGGCGCCTCGCGCACGGTCCCGGCGACTGCCACCGGGAGGACCGCGTCTCTCATCGGTTTCACTCTTTCACCGGAAGTCCCCAGGTCAACGACCGCCTCGCCGGGGAACCCGGGTTTGCATGCCCTCTCCAGCCGTACCTCCGCTCAACTGCCAGCCGTCGCCCTGCCGTTCGACGAACCCCAGAGAGTGAAGTTCGTACAGTCTGCCGATGACTTCATCGGTGCCGATGCCGGCGGCAAGTGCCAGCTCGGCCGCGGTCACCGGGCGCCCGGCCGGTAGGGCTTCGAGCACGCGGGCCGTGTCCCGGTCCAGCAGGTCCCGGGCGAGCACCGGGCCGCGCCGCTCGGGCGCCAGCTCCCCCATGCGGCCGACGAGTTCGACCACCTCTGCGGCGTCGGTGACCAGCTGGGCCTCGCCTCCCCTCAGCAGTTCGTGCACGCCTGTCGAGAGTCCGCTGGTGGCGGGCCCGGGGACGCCCATCGTGAACCGCCCGAGCCGCTGGGCCCGCCGGGCGGTCACC includes these proteins:
- a CDS encoding M23 family metallopeptidase produces the protein MTTLLLSLLLALSLSQSAVPAAVRPLPPPLSVVRWWEPPPTPYAAGHRGVDLAAPVGAELRAVAAGRVHHAGPVAGRGVLSLALPNGLRTTYEPVRPLVAEGEEVTAGQVVAVLTEGSHCPEPCLHWGLLSGEAYLNPLTLLARPTPRLLPGPGTDPGTVPTAAAGAR
- a CDS encoding TetR/AcrR family transcriptional regulator, with amino-acid sequence MAEHRSMQRGALLDAARSLLSEGGTEALTFPALAERTGLARSSVYEYFRSRAAVVEELCAVDFPVWAAEIEAAMERADAPEAKVEAYVRSQLALVGDRRHRAVVAISASELDAGAREKIRAAHGGLIAMIVEALAALGQDQPRLAAMLLQGVVDAAVRRIELGAAEDPEVITETALAIALRGVRG
- the whiG gene encoding RNA polymerase sigma factor WhiG, coding for MPQHTSGSDRAAVPPAARGSVRATAPSSLEALWRSYKDSGDERLREQLILHYSPLVKYVAGRVSVGLPPNVEQADFVSSGVFGLIDAIEKFDIDRSIKFETYAITRIRGAMIDELRALDWIPRSVRQKARAVERAYATLEAQLRRTPTESEVAGEMGIGVEDLHTVFSQLSLANVVALEELLHVGGEGGDRLSLMDTLEDHAADNPVEVAEDRELRRLLARAINTLPEREKTVVTLYYYEGLTLAEIGNVLGVTESRVSQIHTKSVLQLRAKLADVGR